One Festucalex cinctus isolate MCC-2025b chromosome 3, RoL_Fcin_1.0, whole genome shotgun sequence DNA window includes the following coding sequences:
- the rapsn gene encoding 43 kDa receptor-associated protein of the synapse — translation MNIFMRNLSTEMGQDQTKQQIEKGLRLYQSNQTDKALHVWTKVLEKTSDPGGKFRVLGCLITAHSEMGKYKDMLKYALDQIDTAREMEDPDYLTEGYLNLARSNEKLCDFHKTVSYCKTCLNMQGTTVSLQLNGQVCLSMGNAFLGLSLFQQALESYEKALRYAHNNDDKMLECRVCCSLGNIYVHLKDYEKALFFPCKAAELVNDYGKGWSLKYRAMSQYHMSVAYRKLERLPDAMECCEESMKIALQHGDRPLQALCLLNFADIHRYRRDFDKAFPRYESALGIMTEIGNRLGQAHVHLAVAKCWLLLKEYVKALDSLERAQALADGMGNKLCTLKAHCLREGIYRSQGRQEELREQVVKFLQCVEELELYCGMCGESIGDRDQKLQALPCSHIFHLKCLQTNGTKGCPKCFKNSMKPGFV, via the exons atgaatatttttatgaGGAACCTCAGTACAGAGATGGGCCAGGACCAAACCAAGCAACAGATAGAGAAAGGACTGAGGCTGTACCAGTCCAATCAGACTGACAAAGCTCTGCACGTGTGGACAAAAGTGTTGGAGAAAACCTCAGATCCAGGAGGGAAGTTTCGGGTTTTGGGATGCTTGATCACGGCTCACTCGGAAATGGGAAAATATAAAGATATGCTCAAG TACGCCTTGGATCAAATCGACACGGCCAGAGAAATGGAGGATCCGGACTACCTGACCGAGGGCTACCTGAACTTGGCGCGTAGCAACGAGAAGCTGTGCGACTTTCACAAAACGGTCTCGTATTGTAAGACCTGCTTAAACATGCAAGGCACCACGGTCAGCCTGCAGCTCAACGGGCAGGTATGTCTCAGCATGGGCAACGCCTTCCTGGGTCTCAGCCTCTTCCAGCAAGCCCTGGAGAGCTACGAGAAGGCCCTGCGCTACGCACACAACAATGACGACAAGATGCTGGAGTGCAGAgtctgctgcagtctgggaAACATTTACGTCCATCTGAAG GACTACGAGAAAGCACTGTTCTTCCCATGCAAAGCAGCCGAGCTCGTCAATGACTACGGCAAAGGTTGGAGCCTCAAGTATCGAGCCATGAGCCAGTACCACATGTCGGTGGCCTACAGGAAGCTGGAGCGCCTCCCGGATGCCATGGAATGCTGTGAG GAATCGATGAAAATTGCACTGCAGCACGGTGACCGTCCTCTGCAAGCTCTGTGCTTGCTCAACTTTGCAGACATACACCGCTATAGGCGTGACTTTGAT AAAGCATTCCCTCGTTACGAGTCGGCATTGGGTATCATGACTGAGATTGGGAATCGACTTGGACAAGCCCACGTGCACCTGGCAGTGGCAAAGTGTTGGCTTCTGCTGAAGGAATATGTTAAG GCTCTGGATTCGTTAGAGCGCGCGCAGGCCCTGGCAGATGGAATGGGAAACAAG CTGTGCACGCTAAAGGCCCATTGCCTGAGGGAGGGCATCTACAGGAGTCAGGGCAGACAGGAGGAGCTGCGCGAGCAGGTGGTGAAGTTCCTGCAGTGCGTGGAGGAGCTGGAGCTCTACTGCGGCATGTGCGGCGAATCCATCGGGGACAGGGACCAAAAGCTGCAGGCCTTGCCCTGTTCCCACATTTTCCACCTCAA GTGTCTGCAGACTAACGGGACAAAAGGCTGTCCCAAGTGTTTCAAGAACTCCATGAAGCCAGGATTTGTGTGA
- the kbtbd4 gene encoding kelch repeat and BTB domain-containing protein 4 has protein sequence MESREEGGLSVGGEENYFQGYTFTDRSHSSRVAKSIMDLCLEDGLFADVTITVDSKEFHLHRLVLSAQSSFFRSMFTSNLKESHNRCIELKDVSAAVFQLLVDYIYHGAIKLRVEELQDTYEMADMYQLTALFEECSRFLSRTVEVKNCLQVMWLADRHSDQELYTSAKHCAKIHLAQLHLTEEFLNLPLFLLLDIIKDGVPSSQNPTVAIESWINHNKVEREEFACILQENLKEIGENVHIYLIGKEDTRTHSLAVSLHCDEDDAISVSGQNSLCHQITAACKHGGDLYVVGGSIPRRMWKCNMHTMDWERCAPLPRDRLHHTMVSVPSQDAIYSLGGKTQQETLSNAVIFYTVKDNMWTETSQLDTAVSGAAGVNLGGTVYLLGGEENDMDFFTKPSRLIQCFDTASQNCQIKPYMLPFAGCMHAAVHMDVIFIVAEGDSLVCYNPLLESFTRLRFPEAWSCVPSLWKVASCNGCIYVFRDKCKKGDANTLKFNPATSVVSVIRGLKILLTNWQFVLA, from the exons ATGGAGTCCCGTGAGGAGGGTGGCCTCAGTGTCGGGGGAGAGGAGAATTACTTCCAGGGCTACACTTTCACCGACCGCTCCCATTCCAGTCGGGTGGCAAAAAGCATCATGGACCTGTGCCTGGAAGACGGCCTGTTTGCCGACGTCACCATCACAGTGGACAGCAAAGAGTTCCACCTCCACCGACTCGTGCTGTCAGCGCAGAGCAGTTTCTTCCGCTCCATGTTCACCTCCAACCTCAAAGAGTCCCACAACCGCTGTATCGAACTGAAGGACGTAAGCGCTGCTGTCTTCCAGCTGCTGGTTGACTACATCTACCACGGTGCCATTAAACTGAGGGTGGAGGAGCTGCAGGACACCTACGAGATGGCAGATATGTACCAGTTAACGGCTCTCTTTGAGGAATGTTCTCGTTTTCTCTCCCGGACTGTGGAGGTCAAGAATTGTCTACAA GTGATGTGGCTTGCAGATAGGCACAGTGACCAGGAATTGTACACATCTGCCAAACACTGTGCTAAAATACACTTGGCCCAACTTCATCTGACTGAGGAATTCCTCAATTTGCCGCTCTTTCTCCTCTTAGACATTATCAAAG ATGGAGTTCCAAGCTCCCAGAATCCAACTGTGGCCATCGAGTCATGGATAAATCACAACAAGGTGGAAAGAGAAGAATTTGCTTGTATTCTCCAAGAAAATCTTAAG GAAATCGGTGAGAATGTTCACATTTATCTGATCGGCAAAGAGGACACAAGGACTCACTCCCTGGCCGTGTCGCTTCACTGCGACGAGGACGACGCCATCAGTGTCAGCGGCCAGAACAGCCTCTGCCACCAGATCACCGCCGCTTGTAAGCACGGCGGTGACCTGTACGTGGTGGGCGGCTCCATTCCGCGGCGCATGTggaagtgcaacatgcacaccaTGGACTGGGAGCGTTGCGCGCCGCTGCCCAGAGACCGCCTCCACCACACCATGGTGTCGGTCCCCAGCCAGGACGCCATCTACTCCCTGGGCGGGAAGACGCAGCAGGAAACGCTGTCCAACGCCGTCATCTTCTACACGGTGAAGGACAACATGTGGACGGAGACCAGCCAGCTGGACACGGCCGTTTCGGGAGCCGCCGGCGTCAACTTGGGAGGTACCGTCTATTTGCTCGGCGGCGAGGAGAACGACATGGACTTTTTCACCAAGCCGTCGCGCCTCATTCAGTGTTTCGACACGGCGTCGCAGAACTGCCAGATTAAACCGTACATGCTGCCGTTCGCCGGATGCATGCACGCCGCCGTCCACATGGACGTCATCTTCATCGTGGCGGAGGGCGACTCGCTGGTTTGCTACAATCCGTTGCTGGAGAGCTTCACCCGCCTGCGTTTCCCCGAAGCGTGGAGCTGCGTGCCCTCGCTGTGGAAAGTGGCCAGCTGCAACGGCTGCATTTACGTTTTTCGGGACAAGTGTAAGAAAGGCGACGCCAACACGTTAAAGTTCAACCCGGCTACATCTGTCGTCTCCGTTATCAGAGGGTTAAAAATCCTCCTGACAAATTGGCAGTTTGTCTTGGCCTAA
- the ighmbp2 gene encoding DNA-binding protein SMUBP-2 encodes MAVEKFVSKTLELLQEEREAEIEETRIWQENISLKELQNKGVCLLKLHIGSQSIGLYGRTVVVLEPRKYLGLSSLPSNSFGPGDIVGLYDSGGCSATSQINTGIVTRVSQTSISVAFDDSKDGLSFDTEALYSLLKLANDVTYKRMKRALNTLNGYNSGPSANLINVLFGDSKPTSHSQPNEVKFFNANLDDSQREAVTFALSQRELAVIHGPPGTGKTTTVVEIILQAIKQGQKVLCCAPSNVAVDNLVERLARCKAKVLRLGHPARLLESIQKHSLDAILAKSDNANIIADIRSDIDKAFLGMKKNNEKGERGNFRREIGELRKELKTREATAIGQILKSADVVLSTNTGACDDGPLRFLPAEHFDWVVIDECAQSLESSCWIGLLRARKCILSGDYKQLPPTIKSHVAASKGLSLSLMERLIPMYGDSVVRMLTVQYRMNSAIMDWTSKEMYQGRLTAHSSVEAHLLKDLPGVTCVEETSTALLLIDTAGCGLTEMEVEDEQSKGNQGEVDIVALHIKALTEAGVNAKDIAVIAPYNLQVDLLRQKLSARHPELEIKSVDGFQGREKEAVVLSLVRSNRKGEVGFLAEDRRINVAVTRARRHVAIVCDTQTVQNHAFLKTLIHHITECGEVRTAFEYLQDIVPQNHVRDHKDTKPDSLKTQKAEGKKAKADQKKPSASSTNANKRDQPIKSRVSALAEEEQKKNRQSEIREMVENFLKNLSQSQLDFPSSFNSHDRLLVHQIAEELGLVHQSKGDGKDRCITISRPAAREEEESEESEATAAPQKQDTPQSPTKQSCEPPVDLKSLHIERMKREQQKREENAQQKKQQKIVVATKKSTATKGKKPTKAGACEIAAAASPGDDFDALISAVVKADSVCSFVKCKASVLTLGQLCLFCNRQYCLSHHIPEVHGCGDKAKTHARMRISKEGVLYAGSGTKDKYMDPNKKAYLHRKLDSKLKDMATQRKTKNKEKDG; translated from the exons ATGGCAGTCGAAAAATTTGTTTCAAAGACACTGGAACTTCTCCAAGAAGAGAGGGAAGCTGAAATAGAGGAAACCAG GATATGGCAGGAGAATATCTCACTAAAGGAGCTTCAAAACAAAGGAGTGTGCCTGCTAAAACTTCACATTGGAAGTCAGTCCATAGGGTTGTATGGTCGAACAGTTGTTGTCCTCGAGCCAAGAAAGTATCTTGGTCTCTCATCTCTTCCGAGCAATAGCTTTGGGcctg GGGATATAGTTGGTTTATATGACTCTGGCGGATGCAGTGCAACGTCTCAGATCAATACAGGCATTGTGACGCGGGTCAGCCAGACCTCAATAAGTGTTGCTTTTGACGATTCAAAAGATGGCCTCAGTTTTGATACAGAGGCTCTATACAGTCTCTTAAAGTTGGCAAATGATGTCACTTATAAACGAATGAAAAG GGCTTTAAATACATTGAATGGATACAACAGTGGACCCTCTGCAAATCTGATCAATGTTCTCTTTGGAGATTCCAAACCTACTTCTCATTCCCAGCCAA ATGAGGTCAAATTCTTTAACGCCAACCTGGATGATTCCCAGAGAGAAGCAGTGACTTTTGCGCTGTCTCAGAGAGAACTGGCAGTGATTCATGGACCTCCGGGCACTGGGAAAACCACCACAGTAGTGGAGATCATTCTGCAAGCTATCAAACAAGGCCAAAAG GTCTTATGCTGTGCCCCTTCGAATGTAGCAGTGGATAATTTAGTGGAGAGATTAGCACGATGCAAGGCTAAAGTGCTGAGGCTCGGTCACCCTGCCAGACTGCTGGAGTCTATACAAAAGCATTCACTGGACGCCATCCTCGCAAAGAGTGATAATGCCAACATCATCGCTGACATCCGCAGCGACATTGACAAAGCTTTC CTGGGAATGAAAAAGAACAACGAGAAAGGCGAGCGGGGCAACTTCAGAAGGGAAATAGGCGAGCTGAGAAAAGAGCTAAAAACCAGAGAAGCAACAGCCATCGGCCAGATTCTTAAAAGCGCCGACGTTGTGTTATCAACCAACACAG GTGCGTGTGACGACGGGCCTCTGAGATTCCTGCCAGCCGAGCATTTTGATTGGGTGGTGATTGATGAGTGCGCCCAGTCGCTGGAGAGCAGCTGCTGGATTGGTCTGCTCCGAGCGCGCAAGTGCATTCTGTCAGGAGACTACAAGCAGTTACCACCTACCATCAAATCACAcgt GGCGGCTTCAAAAGGTTTGTCTCTGAGTCTAATGGAGAGACTCATCCCGATGTATGGAGACTCAGTCGTGCGCATGCTAACAGTCCAGTACCGCATGAACAGTGCCATCATGGACTGGACCTCCAAAGAAATGTACCAGGGAAGACTGACAGCACACAGCTCAGTGGAGGCACACTTGTTAAA AGATCTACCTGGTGTCACCTGTGTTGAAGAAACCAGCACAGCTCTTCTTCTCATCGACACAGCTGGCTGCGGTCTGACGGAAATGGAGGTAGAAGATGAGCAATCCAAAGGCAACCAAG GTGAAGTTGACATCGTAGCGCTGCACATTAAAGCCTTGACTGAAGCTGGGGTGAATGCCAAAGACATAGCCGTTATTGCGCCATACAATTTGCAA GTCGACCTCCTGCGTCAGAAACTTTCTGCACGGCATCCAGAGCTGGAAATCAAATCAGTGGATGGCTTTCAAGGCAGAGAGAAAGAGGCTGTGGTTTTGTCTTTAGTCCGGTCCAATCGGAAAG GTGAAGTCGGATTTCTGGCGGAGGACAGAAGGATAAACGTGGCGGTCACACGTGCGAGACGTCACGTCGCCATCGTGTGTGACACGCAGACAGTGCAAAATCACGCTTTCCTCAAAACGCTGATCCATCACATCACGGAGTGCGGGGAGGTCCGAACAGCATTTGAGTACCTGCAGGACATTGTCCCGCAGAACCACGTCCGTGATCACAAAGACACAAAGCCTGACTCTTTGAAAACACAGAAGGCTGAAGGAAAGAAAGCCAAAGCAGATCAGAAGAAACCCAGCGCAAGTAGCACAAATGCTAATAAACGCGACCAGCCCATAAAATCACGTGTATCGGCGCTCGCTGAGGAAGAACAGAAGAAGAACCGACAAAGTGAGATCAGAGAGATGGTGGAGAACTTCCTGAAGAACCTCAGTCAGAGCCAACTCGACTTCCCGTCATCGTTCAACTCTCACGACCGCCTGCTGGTGCACCAGATCGCCGAAGAGCTGGGCCTCGTGCATCAGAGTAAAGGCGACGGGAAAGACAGGTGCATCACCATCTCCAGGCCAGCCGCACGAGAGGAGGAGGAAAGTGAAGAAAGTGAGGCGACAGCAGCTCCTCAGAAGCAGGACACGCCTCAAAGCCCCACAAAACAATCATGTGAACCCCCAGTAGATTTAAAAAGTTTACATATAGAGAGAATGAAGAGGGAACAGcagaaaagggaagaaaatgcTCAACAAAAGAAGCAGCAGAAAATTGTGGTTGCCACAAAGAAATCCACTGCCACTAAAG GAAAGAAGCCAACCAAAGCGGGCGCCTGCGAAATCGCGGCAGCTGCCTCTCCGGGCGACGACTTTGACGCCCTCATCAGCGCCGTGGTGAAGGCAGACAGCGTGTGCAGTTTTGTCAAGTGTAAAGCCTCCGTGCTCACACTTGGACAGCTTTGTCTTTTCTGCAACAGGCAATATTGTCTCAGTCACCACATACCAGAG gtGCACGGCTGTGGTGATAAAGCCAAGACTCATGCCCGAATGAGGATAAGCAAAGAAGGTGTTCTGTACGCCGGCAGCGGAACAAAAGACAAATACATGGACCCCAATAAGAAAGCTTATCTGCACAGGAAACTGGACTCTAAACTCAAAGATATGGCAACacagaggaaaacaaaaaacaaagagaagGATGGTTAA